A window of Sporosarcina luteola contains these coding sequences:
- a CDS encoding anti-sigma-F factor Fin, which yields MKPNDVRYSCRHCNTEVGSIPLASAEEILRELKKAEDGQGDHFLEYDENGSMTVRCICEQCEQSLRMNPDYYALRKWLQ from the coding sequence ATGAAACCGAATGACGTTCGTTATTCATGCAGGCATTGCAACACAGAGGTCGGCAGCATCCCACTAGCTTCTGCCGAAGAGATCCTCCGGGAACTTAAAAAGGCGGAAGATGGGCAAGGCGACCACTTTCTAGAATATGATGAGAATGGTTCAATGACGGTGCGTTGCATTTGTGAGCAATGTGAACAGTCGCTGCGAATGAATCCTGATTACTATGCATTACGGAAATGGCTGCAATAG
- the mfd gene encoding transcription-repair coupling factor, which produces MDALIDLFLQDKEITKVVEELKTGQDRQLLAGLSGGAKAVFFKTVQQSAEKPILIITPNMLQAQRTYEDLVKMLGDSLVHLYPAEELIAADFSVSSYELRANRIDTLDHMARIGKGIYITPVAGMKKLLPPKERWLENSLSVHLDDSIDVDECIRKLVEMGYGRQEMVTAPGDFALRGGILDVYPLNMENPIRIELFDTDVDSIRMFSAEDQRSTDKLTEVTILPATEHVWDATELSHIASNLEDALRTSLKRMKNEEAKESLTVNITRDIGLLRDGITPEGMMKHVSFSDRVPSYLGDYFPEDGIVLFDEIGRILEVSSSLESEEKEWFLTLLEEGKIVHDAKISFSFEEMHKMLDQPKSYLSLFVRAVPGIVLKKTVSFSCKPMQEFHGQMNLLKNEMDRWQQGKYNIFIVADGKERMAKVQSILRDYEMDAAVSGKPTGAGTISIIEGDLSAGFELPFQRLAVITDAELFKGKPKRKARPQKMTNAERIKSYSEIKPGDHIVHVHHGIGKYYGVVTLEVGGVHKDYLDIRYRGEDKLFVPADQIDLIQKYVASGEREPKLHKLGGAEWKKTKSKVSSAVKDIADDLIKLYAQREAEKGFAFSQDDDLMRSFENAFPYDETEDQLRSIEEVKRDMERERPMDRLLCGDVGYGKTEVAIRAAFKAVADGKQVAFLVPTTILAQQHYETMKERFSGFPVEVSLLNRFRTRKEQTETLKGLKAGTIDIVVGTHRLLSKDVAYKDLGLLIVDEEQRFGVTHKEKLKQLKTNVDVLTLTATPIPRTLHMSMLGVRDLSVIETPPANRFPVQTYVMEHNFGLVREAIERELGRGGQVFYLYNRVEDMTRKVDEIKQLVPEARVAFAHGQMNESTLESVILSFLEGEYDVLVTTTIIETGIDIPNVNTLIVHDADRMGLSQLYQLRGRVGRSNRVAYGYFLYQRDKVLTEVAENRLQAIKEFTELGSGFKIAMRDLSIRGAGNLLGSQQHGFIDSVGFDLYSQMLQEAIEEKQTGIVKSEIQDVEISLPINAYLPDSYIKDGFQKIQMYKRVKAIESEEDYSELVDEMTDRFGDLPLEADLLLRVGRIKAWGRMAGVESIKKQRSVIEIRLTEEGTAKTDGAKIVSDSMEFGRAVGFTMEDGRLIITVDERHTGKKTEFDVLEEMMRILHSSIKESVSTDSV; this is translated from the coding sequence TTGGATGCGCTCATAGATTTATTTCTACAAGACAAAGAGATTACTAAAGTTGTTGAGGAGTTAAAAACAGGACAGGACCGCCAATTGCTGGCGGGGCTATCGGGTGGCGCAAAGGCCGTCTTTTTCAAGACTGTCCAGCAGTCAGCTGAGAAGCCGATCCTGATCATCACTCCCAACATGCTGCAAGCACAACGTACATACGAAGACCTTGTGAAGATGCTCGGCGACTCACTCGTTCATTTGTATCCGGCAGAGGAATTGATCGCTGCCGATTTTTCTGTGTCCAGTTATGAACTGCGCGCAAACCGAATAGATACGCTCGATCATATGGCGCGCATCGGCAAAGGAATCTATATTACGCCTGTCGCGGGAATGAAGAAACTACTTCCTCCGAAAGAGAGATGGCTCGAAAATTCCTTGTCCGTCCATTTGGATGACAGCATTGATGTGGACGAATGCATCCGGAAGCTTGTGGAAATGGGCTATGGGAGACAGGAGATGGTAACCGCACCGGGCGATTTCGCTCTGAGGGGCGGCATTTTGGACGTGTATCCATTGAATATGGAAAACCCGATCCGAATTGAGCTGTTTGACACGGATGTCGACTCCATCCGCATGTTCTCTGCGGAAGATCAGCGCTCAACCGATAAACTGACAGAAGTGACAATCCTTCCTGCAACGGAACATGTTTGGGACGCCACGGAATTATCTCATATCGCCTCGAACTTAGAGGACGCCCTTCGTACAAGCCTGAAGCGGATGAAAAATGAAGAGGCAAAAGAATCCCTTACGGTGAATATAACCCGGGATATCGGGCTTTTGCGAGACGGCATCACGCCGGAAGGGATGATGAAGCATGTATCGTTTTCAGACCGTGTCCCATCCTATCTTGGTGATTATTTTCCCGAAGATGGCATTGTTCTATTCGACGAAATCGGACGGATCCTTGAAGTGTCTTCCTCTCTTGAAAGTGAAGAGAAGGAATGGTTTCTGACGCTTCTTGAGGAAGGAAAAATCGTCCATGACGCGAAAATCTCGTTTTCATTCGAAGAGATGCATAAAATGCTCGATCAGCCCAAATCATACTTATCATTGTTTGTAAGAGCTGTGCCGGGTATCGTCCTAAAGAAAACGGTCTCGTTCTCTTGCAAACCGATGCAGGAATTTCATGGGCAGATGAACTTGTTGAAAAATGAAATGGATCGTTGGCAGCAAGGAAAATACAATATCTTTATCGTTGCTGATGGGAAAGAACGGATGGCGAAGGTCCAATCGATTCTTAGAGACTATGAGATGGATGCGGCAGTGAGCGGCAAGCCGACAGGCGCGGGAACGATTTCAATCATCGAAGGGGATCTGTCCGCAGGATTCGAATTGCCTTTTCAACGTCTAGCGGTCATTACGGACGCGGAGCTGTTCAAAGGGAAACCGAAGCGGAAAGCCCGTCCTCAAAAAATGACAAACGCAGAGCGCATCAAAAGCTATTCGGAAATCAAACCTGGCGACCATATCGTCCACGTCCATCACGGAATCGGTAAGTATTATGGCGTTGTGACACTCGAAGTGGGCGGCGTCCATAAAGACTATCTGGATATCCGCTATCGTGGGGAGGATAAACTTTTCGTCCCTGCGGACCAAATCGACTTGATTCAGAAATACGTCGCGTCCGGGGAGAGGGAGCCGAAACTCCATAAACTCGGGGGTGCGGAATGGAAAAAGACAAAAAGCAAGGTGTCATCCGCAGTCAAGGATATTGCGGACGATCTGATCAAGCTCTATGCGCAGCGCGAGGCTGAAAAAGGGTTTGCATTCTCGCAAGATGATGATCTAATGCGTTCCTTTGAAAATGCATTCCCATACGACGAGACGGAAGATCAGTTGCGTTCCATCGAGGAAGTAAAACGGGATATGGAGAGAGAGCGTCCGATGGATCGGCTTCTTTGCGGCGATGTCGGATATGGGAAGACGGAAGTGGCGATTCGTGCAGCGTTCAAGGCAGTCGCGGATGGCAAGCAAGTCGCGTTCCTCGTTCCAACAACGATTCTTGCCCAACAGCATTACGAAACGATGAAGGAACGGTTCTCCGGATTTCCGGTGGAAGTGTCTTTATTGAACCGCTTCCGTACGCGGAAAGAGCAGACGGAAACGTTGAAAGGGTTGAAGGCAGGTACGATTGACATTGTCGTCGGTACCCACCGCCTCCTTTCTAAGGACGTCGCGTATAAAGATCTCGGCTTGCTCATCGTCGATGAAGAGCAGCGGTTTGGCGTGACGCATAAGGAAAAGCTCAAGCAGCTGAAAACGAATGTGGACGTCCTTACATTGACGGCGACGCCGATACCAAGGACGTTGCATATGTCGATGCTCGGCGTCCGGGATTTGTCCGTCATCGAAACGCCTCCAGCGAACCGTTTCCCGGTCCAGACATATGTCATGGAGCATAACTTCGGTCTTGTCAGGGAAGCGATTGAGCGCGAGCTGGGACGTGGTGGCCAAGTGTTCTATCTATATAACCGCGTCGAAGACATGACGCGCAAAGTCGATGAAATCAAGCAGCTAGTCCCGGAAGCGCGTGTCGCCTTTGCGCACGGGCAAATGAATGAGTCGACTCTTGAATCCGTAATTCTAAGTTTCCTGGAAGGCGAATACGACGTCCTTGTGACGACGACAATCATCGAGACGGGAATCGATATTCCGAATGTCAACACGCTCATCGTCCATGATGCTGACCGCATGGGCTTATCCCAGCTGTATCAGCTGCGCGGACGAGTCGGCCGGTCTAACCGTGTTGCATACGGCTACTTCCTCTATCAGCGTGACAAAGTGCTGACAGAAGTGGCGGAAAACCGACTGCAGGCAATCAAAGAATTTACGGAGCTTGGATCTGGGTTCAAAATCGCGATGCGGGACTTGTCGATCCGTGGAGCGGGGAACTTGCTTGGCTCCCAGCAGCACGGCTTCATCGACTCTGTCGGTTTTGATCTGTACTCACAAATGTTACAAGAGGCAATTGAGGAGAAACAGACGGGCATCGTAAAATCCGAAATTCAGGATGTTGAAATTTCCTTGCCAATTAATGCCTATTTACCGGATTCGTATATTAAAGACGGATTCCAGAAGATCCAAATGTATAAACGGGTGAAAGCAATCGAAAGCGAGGAGGATTACTCCGAGCTCGTCGATGAGATGACCGACCGGTTCGGTGACTTGCCGCTTGAGGCCGACCTGTTGCTTCGTGTCGGAAGGATAAAGGCATGGGGTCGCATGGCGGGTGTCGAATCGATTAAAAAACAACGTTCTGTCATTGAAATCCGCCTAACTGAAGAAGGTACGGCGAAGACGGATGGAGCAAAAATTGTTTCCGACTCCATGGAATTCGGCCGTGCTGTCGGCTTTACGATGGAAGACGGCAGGCTTATCATAACGGTTGATGAGCGCCATACAGGCAAAAAGACGGAATTTGACGTTCTTGAGGAGATGATGAGGATTCTGCATTCGTCTATCAAAGAGTCCGTTTCCACAGATTCCGTCTAA